The nucleotide sequence TTGTCTGTCCCGAGGTTCCGGGAGTACTTTTTGTGGACGGCGTCGTTCCAGTGCTCGTGGACTCCGAGGCTCGTGAGCCGAGTTCCGTCGCCCTCGGGGTCGTAGACCGTCTTGGACGGGGGATTGTCGGCCAGCGCGGCCTCGCGCATGTAGTCGTCGCAGTAGGAGAGGTCCGCGAGATTCGGCCACTCCGACCGCAGGAAGTCCAGGGATACCGAGTCGAGGGCTACGCCGTCCTGGGATGCGAGCAGGCTCGCGGGCCATTGGCCGTTGAACGGCGGCATCTTCCACTTCAAGTGCGGTGGATCGTCCACGAGGTCGTTGGCGTAGAGCGCGTCCATCAAGAACAGCACCGTCTTCTCCCCCATGTCCTTGTGTCCCAGGAAATCCGTGAAAGCCGAGTAGCTCGGCGTGCCGTCCCGCTTGGGGCCGAAGCCGTTGTGCGCGTTCTTGTGCCAGTCGGGATCGATACTGGTCAAACCAAACAGGTTCTTCGCCGAGAGGGTGACGCCGCTGGACACGTGCCCCTTGAGAACCGATGCGTCGATCAGATAGGTCGCTTCGAGCGCGGCGGTCGCGATGCCGGTGGCATTGCCGCCGGGACTCGAGAACGGGATGGCGCCCAGCTTGAACTCGGCCTTGATCCGGCCATCGCCGCCGATATGGTCGACGAACACGACGTCGGGATACGAACCGTGGACTTTGTCGTACAGGTTTGAAGGCACGAAGCGGCTGGGGTCCAGGATCGTGATCGCGGAAGGCTTCAGGCCGACGACACCGACGAGCTCTTTCACGAGCGATAGCGTCAGGTGCGGCGACGTGTTCAGTCGGGGAATGGTGTTGTGCCCCGTCGTGTTGTTGAGGTTGACCTTGATGGCGATCTTCTCGCCAGCCTTGTAGCCCGCGTTCCCACGCCCATGTGTCCGGTTGAAGTGCCGGAAGAGCGCGTCCCAGGCCTTGGCATCCGTCTTCTGGTTGGTCAGCCACTGGAGGGAGTGGGAGAGCATGCCGTCGATGGCCGCCTGGTCGTTGTAGGCATCCTCCCACCAGGAGCCCGTCAGCTCCCAGTGCACGGCCTTGGGGTCATGCACCCAGACCACGCGGCCGGGGACGATGCCTCTACCGATGCCGACTGGCTCCAGCGGGCCGTCGAACAGCACGTAGGGCGGTTCGGTTGCCGCGTGCGCGCGGAGCAGGGCGGGAAAACTCGTCAGCGACCAGGCTCCGCCCGCGACCGCCGCAGCCGCCGCGAGGAGCCACGCCGATCTTGATCGGCCCGCCACCGAGAGAGCGCGAGCCTTTCGGAACAGAACCGCCGGCGCCGCGAGGCTCGCCAGCCACGCAAGGAATCCCGCCGCCAGGGGCGCTGCTGCCCTCTGGCAGGGATAAGTCGCGCGAGTCGGCTTGGGCACCACACGGATCAGGAACCAGGCCAGGGAGGCGAAGCCCAGAATGGTCAGGGGCCGCAGGTCTCGTGTTCGCGGCGACGGCGAAGGGATTGGCCGTCCGGTCTTGGGGCACGTTCGATTAGCGTCTTCCATCATGCACTCCTCTAGTGCCGAACATCCCGCATGCGCTCGTGAGCACAACGAGGCCGACGACCTCGGGGTTCGCCCACCGCTGAGCGTGTCGATTCGTGGGCTTCGTAAGAGTCTCTCGGCCAGGCGTGTAGCTTCAGGGCGGCCAGCAGGCCGCGAGAGAGGCGGCGGCCTTCCCCCGCGGCGCAGTTCTCCTCCACGCGACCCGTCTTCCCCATGCCCGGGAACGCGGTGGTCACGGCGTCATGGCTGGCCCAGAACCAACGGTCGTGCGGCCAGGGGCAAGGTAG is from Vicinamibacteria bacterium and encodes:
- a CDS encoding DUF362 domain-containing protein, which encodes MMEDANRTCPKTGRPIPSPSPRTRDLRPLTILGFASLAWFLIRVVPKPTRATYPCQRAAAPLAAGFLAWLASLAAPAVLFRKARALSVAGRSRSAWLLAAAAAVAGGAWSLTSFPALLRAHAATEPPYVLFDGPLEPVGIGRGIVPGRVVWVHDPKAVHWELTGSWWEDAYNDQAAIDGMLSHSLQWLTNQKTDAKAWDALFRHFNRTHGRGNAGYKAGEKIAIKVNLNNTTGHNTIPRLNTSPHLTLSLVKELVGVVGLKPSAITILDPSRFVPSNLYDKVHGSYPDVVFVDHIGGDGRIKAEFKLGAIPFSSPGGNATGIATAALEATYLIDASVLKGHVSSGVTLSAKNLFGLTSIDPDWHKNAHNGFGPKRDGTPSYSAFTDFLGHKDMGEKTVLFLMDALYANDLVDDPPHLKWKMPPFNGQWPASLLASQDGVALDSVSLDFLRSEWPNLADLSYCDDYMREAALADNPPSKTVYDPEGDGTRLTSLGVHEHWNDAVHKKYSRNLGTDKGIELYTGPE